Proteins from a genomic interval of Pseudoalteromonas sp. MEBiC 03607:
- a CDS encoding DUF4268 domain-containing protein gives MFTVNHQTNRISPVRAKKFSELGFSERKHLQEWLAHEPSALGEELLIIQKEFDGFDDTRERLDLLALDKDGNLVIIENKLDDSGRDVVWQALKYASYCASLTKAQIVEIYQQYLDRYEPVTGDVDPLNVPQVAELNASQRICEFLDAPDLDEVKLNLGNSQRIMLVAANFRKEVTSTALWLLGQGISIACFKITPYSLGEQLLINIDQIIPTPEAKELMIGINAKEAEEKTTEVVLKNRHTVRREYWERALEAFQKSPCQLYNNISPSKDHWLSAGSGLSGCPYNLIFLQKELRVELWISRGITEENKYLFDSLLESKQEIEQVFGAELEWMRLDEKKSCRIQFSTKADGFNKDTWPKAVAWHLEQMTKLEKALKGPLQKAAEALKNKPAEVS, from the coding sequence ATGTTCACGGTAAATCATCAAACCAACAGGATTAGTCCTGTTAGGGCAAAGAAGTTCAGTGAGCTTGGCTTTTCTGAGCGAAAACACCTTCAGGAATGGTTGGCGCATGAGCCTTCTGCGCTGGGTGAAGAGTTATTAATTATTCAAAAGGAGTTCGATGGCTTTGATGATACCCGCGAACGTTTAGATTTACTTGCGCTAGATAAAGATGGCAACTTGGTCATCATTGAAAATAAACTGGATGACAGCGGCCGTGATGTGGTCTGGCAGGCACTTAAATATGCCTCTTATTGCGCCAGTTTGACCAAGGCGCAAATAGTTGAAATCTACCAGCAGTACTTGGACCGCTATGAACCTGTAACAGGAGATGTTGACCCGTTAAATGTCCCGCAGGTTGCTGAACTTAATGCCAGTCAAAGAATTTGCGAATTTCTGGATGCGCCAGATCTGGATGAGGTCAAGCTCAATCTAGGTAACAGCCAGCGTATTATGTTAGTTGCGGCAAACTTTCGCAAAGAAGTGACCAGTACTGCACTTTGGCTATTGGGGCAAGGTATTAGTATTGCATGCTTTAAAATTACCCCTTATTCGTTGGGTGAGCAGCTACTCATCAATATTGACCAGATCATCCCCACGCCCGAAGCGAAGGAGCTGATGATCGGTATTAATGCCAAAGAAGCGGAAGAAAAAACGACCGAAGTGGTACTGAAAAACCGTCATACGGTGCGTCGCGAATACTGGGAGCGAGCATTAGAGGCGTTTCAGAAAAGTCCGTGCCAGCTCTACAACAACATTAGCCCGAGTAAAGATCATTGGCTATCAGCCGGTTCTGGACTGAGTGGTTGTCCGTATAACCTGATTTTTCTGCAAAAAGAGCTTAGAGTTGAGCTTTGGATTAGCCGTGGGATTACCGAAGAGAATAAATATCTCTTTGATTCCTTGCTTGAGTCCAAACAGGAAATTGAACAAGTATTTGGTGCGGAGCTTGAATGGATGAGATTGGATGAAAAGAAATCTTGTCGTATTCAGTTTTCGACCAAAGCTGATGGCTTCAATAAAGATACGTGGCCCAAAGCGGTTGCATGGCACTTAGAGCAGATGACTAAGTTAGAAAAAGCTTTAAAAGGGCCGCTGCAAAAAGCGGCTGAAGCGCTAAAAAACAAACCGGCAGAGGTATCCTGA
- the traD gene encoding conjugative transfer system coupling protein TraD (Members of this protein family are the putative conjugative coupling factor, TraD, as the term is used for the SXT and TOL plasmid systems.) gives MKENAYEMPWRTNYEAMAAAGWLVGATGAIAAEMLTELPPEPFWWMTGISSGMALYRLPEAYRLYKLQIGLKGKPLAFMELSHLQKVMAKHPDELWLGYGFEWDQRHAQRAYEILKRDKQTLLNQGHGKQMGSTWIHGVEPKEEDVYQPVGHTEGHTLIVGTTGAGKTRCFDAMITQAILRNEAVIIIDPKGDKELKDNAQRACIAAGSPERFVYFHPGFPEHSVRLNPLRNFNRGTEIASRIAALIPSETGADPFKAFGQMALNNIVQGLLLTSQRPDLKTLRRFLEGGPEGLVVKAVTAWGEQVYPNFSVEIKRFTEKANTLAKQAMAMLLFYYERIQPVAANTDLEGLLSMFEHDRTHYSKMVASLMPVLNMLTSSELGPLLSPIANDVDDSRLITDSGRIINNAQVAYIGLDSLTDAMVGSAIGSLLLSDLTAVAGDRYNYGVENRPVNIFIDEAAEVVNDPFIQLLNKGRGAKMRCVIATQTFADFAARTGSEAKARQVLGNINNLIALRVMDAETQQYITDNLPKTRLQYIMQTQGMSSNSDSPALFTGNHGERLMEEEGDMFPPQLLGQLPNLEYIAKLSGGRVIKGRIPILTSSTQAA, from the coding sequence ATGAAAGAAAACGCATATGAGATGCCTTGGCGCACGAATTATGAAGCCATGGCAGCAGCAGGCTGGCTGGTTGGGGCCACTGGGGCGATTGCCGCAGAAATGCTGACTGAGCTACCACCTGAGCCATTTTGGTGGATGACAGGGATTTCCTCGGGCATGGCGTTGTATCGCCTGCCTGAGGCTTACCGTCTTTATAAGTTGCAGATAGGATTAAAAGGTAAGCCATTGGCTTTTATGGAGCTTTCGCATTTACAAAAGGTGATGGCAAAACATCCTGATGAATTGTGGTTAGGGTATGGCTTTGAGTGGGACCAACGTCATGCTCAACGCGCTTATGAAATTCTAAAAAGGGATAAGCAAACCTTGCTTAACCAAGGTCACGGCAAACAAATGGGTTCGACCTGGATTCATGGTGTCGAGCCCAAAGAAGAAGATGTGTATCAGCCAGTTGGTCACACAGAAGGCCATACCTTAATTGTCGGTACGACCGGTGCCGGAAAAACCCGATGCTTTGATGCGATGATCACCCAGGCCATTTTGCGTAATGAAGCCGTGATTATTATTGACCCTAAGGGAGACAAGGAACTTAAGGATAATGCGCAGCGAGCTTGTATTGCCGCCGGTAGTCCAGAGCGCTTTGTGTATTTTCATCCGGGTTTTCCAGAGCATTCAGTACGCCTTAATCCCCTGAGAAACTTTAACCGGGGCACTGAAATTGCCAGCCGTATTGCGGCACTAATCCCATCTGAAACCGGGGCTGATCCATTTAAAGCCTTTGGCCAAATGGCATTGAACAACATAGTGCAAGGTTTGTTGCTTACGTCACAACGTCCTGATCTGAAAACACTGAGGCGATTCTTGGAAGGTGGCCCAGAAGGCTTGGTAGTAAAAGCCGTCACAGCCTGGGGGGAGCAGGTGTATCCAAACTTTAGTGTGGAGATTAAGCGCTTTACCGAAAAGGCTAATACCTTGGCAAAACAAGCTATGGCGATGCTGCTTTTTTACTATGAACGCATTCAGCCTGTTGCCGCCAATACTGATTTGGAAGGCCTTTTGAGCATGTTTGAACATGACAGAACCCACTATTCCAAGATGGTGGCTTCACTGATGCCGGTGCTCAATATGCTCACCTCAAGTGAACTAGGTCCACTGTTATCACCTATTGCAAACGACGTGGATGACAGCCGGTTAATTACGGATTCTGGCCGTATTATCAACAATGCCCAAGTGGCGTATATCGGCTTGGATTCATTAACCGACGCCATGGTTGGCAGCGCCATTGGTTCGTTGCTTTTATCCGATCTTACCGCTGTGGCCGGTGACCGCTATAACTATGGTGTGGAAAATCGTCCCGTAAATATCTTCATCGATGAGGCGGCTGAAGTCGTCAACGATCCCTTCATTCAACTGCTCAACAAAGGCCGTGGCGCAAAAATGCGTTGTGTGATTGCTACTCAGACCTTTGCTGACTTTGCCGCTCGTACAGGCAGTGAAGCTAAGGCTCGCCAGGTGTTAGGTAACATCAACAACCTGATAGCCCTTCGGGTGATGGATGCCGAAACGCAGCAGTACATTACCGACAATCTGCCTAAAACTCGGTTGCAGTACATCATGCAAACTCAAGGTATGTCGTCTAACTCGGATAGCCCCGCGTTGTTTACCGGCAATCATGGCGAACGCTTGATGGAGGAAGAAGGCGATATGTTTCCACCGCAGTTATTAGGTCAGCTCCCCAACCTGGAGTACATCGCCAAGCTTTCAGGTGGCCGCGTGATCAAAGGTCGCATTCCTATTTTAACCAGCTCTACACAGGCAGCATAA
- a CDS encoding DUF4400 domain-containing protein, which produces MSKHKSVWLLCLALMLEIIAIGVLVPGDWTGRVISKEKQMIQNQLGAQTSYWIGQTSHRWYQSWVVDTQMEQSVRDFLIPTEEQRLRSKGMENMGGFWFVWVEDRIQAFFDVLYQVFTRFALLMVWLPFALILMLPALWDGLMTWKIKKTTFDFSSPIIHRYSMIILGSGVILLFMGLFAPLAIPPVVLPSLIIGLALMAGLALRHLQKKI; this is translated from the coding sequence ATGAGCAAGCATAAGTCGGTTTGGCTGCTGTGTCTGGCACTGATGTTGGAGATTATTGCCATTGGCGTGTTAGTGCCCGGTGATTGGACTGGCCGGGTCATTAGTAAAGAGAAGCAGATGATCCAAAATCAATTGGGCGCTCAAACAAGCTATTGGATTGGTCAAACTAGCCATCGCTGGTATCAGTCATGGGTTGTGGATACGCAGATGGAGCAATCTGTGCGTGATTTTCTAATCCCCACTGAAGAGCAGCGACTGCGCTCTAAAGGGATGGAGAACATGGGAGGCTTTTGGTTTGTCTGGGTAGAAGACCGTATTCAGGCATTTTTTGATGTGTTGTACCAAGTGTTCACTCGATTTGCTTTGCTGATGGTCTGGTTGCCCTTTGCGCTTATTCTAATGTTACCAGCACTGTGGGACGGCTTGATGACATGGAAGATTAAGAAAACAACCTTTGATTTTTCGAGCCCTATCATTCACCGCTACAGCATGATTATCCTGGGCTCAGGCGTCATCTTGCTGTTTATGGGATTGTTCGCCCCGCTGGCTATTCCACCGGTGGTGTTACCGTCGTTGATCATCGGTTTAGCATTGATGGCGGGGTTGGCGTTAAGACACTTGCAGAAGAAAATTTAG
- the mobH gene encoding MobH family relaxase, which translates to MFKNLFFQAKALPELSSQLDTEIPRYPPFLKGLPAASPEDLQSTQDELIAKLRQVLGFNQREFQRLIQPCIDHLAAYVHLLPASEHHHHSGAGGLLRHSLEVAFWAAQAAEGIIFVASGTPVEKKELEPRWRVAAALGGLFHDIGKPVSDLSITDEDGRYQWNPFLETLTQWTTNNSIERYFIRWRDGRCKRHEQFSILVLNRVMTPELLAWLTQPGPEILQAMLEAIGNTDPEHVLSKLVIEADQTSVQRDLKAQRISVDDNALGVPVERYLLDAMRRLLASSQWLVNQRDARVWVRKSNQSTHLYLVWKSAAKDIIELLAKDKIPGIPRDPDTLADILIERALATKSASNERYESLAPEVLIKDDKPIWLPMLHISEADLLFSSNVPSGVTLFSKPEWEATQQTQAEPQSRSSEHPDLPEESLSIEHSNSSELPSTKSSEQDDELRHASDVNHLQANENVPGDGCEKPHHSSDAAIANNANQHDAEALNLPESLAWLPEASSALVMVGEQILIRYPDAVRRWCAPRKLLAELSQLDWLELDPANPTRKARTVTTNDGVQEQGLLLKVSISKGLTALIDLSNQDAESVSVIQNDEASQRPSRTETTNAQAKEPAKRAERKQKPIAPNTNSCTDPKHAQRQQMVNFVKDLPILLTDGDYPDVDHSADGIRVTIQTLRLVANEHGIPAGQLLRGISASDECQFDEGETVLFTAHAKR; encoded by the coding sequence ATGTTCAAAAACCTATTTTTTCAAGCCAAAGCACTACCAGAGCTGTCATCGCAACTGGATACGGAGATTCCACGCTACCCGCCATTCCTGAAGGGGTTGCCAGCTGCGTCACCCGAGGATTTGCAGTCCACACAAGACGAGCTAATTGCCAAACTGCGCCAGGTACTTGGCTTTAATCAGCGTGAGTTTCAAAGGCTGATTCAGCCCTGCATTGATCATCTGGCGGCTTATGTCCACTTGCTGCCAGCATCTGAGCATCATCATCACAGTGGTGCGGGTGGTTTATTACGTCATTCGTTGGAAGTCGCTTTCTGGGCGGCACAAGCAGCTGAAGGGATCATCTTTGTTGCCAGTGGCACACCTGTTGAAAAAAAAGAGCTGGAACCAAGGTGGCGTGTTGCGGCTGCTCTTGGCGGTTTGTTCCATGATATTGGTAAGCCTGTTTCAGACTTGTCCATCACGGACGAAGATGGACGCTATCAGTGGAACCCTTTTTTAGAAACCTTAACCCAGTGGACCACAAACAACAGTATTGAACGCTATTTCATTCGCTGGCGCGATGGACGGTGCAAGCGACACGAGCAATTTTCAATTCTGGTGTTAAACCGGGTGATGACACCTGAGTTGCTCGCCTGGTTAACTCAACCTGGCCCTGAAATTTTGCAAGCCATGCTGGAAGCAATTGGCAATACCGATCCCGAGCATGTCCTTTCTAAATTGGTCATTGAAGCCGACCAAACCAGTGTCCAGCGAGATCTGAAAGCTCAACGTATTTCCGTTGACGACAATGCCCTTGGTGTCCCAGTCGAACGCTATCTACTTGATGCCATGAGGCGATTACTTGCCAGTTCCCAATGGTTAGTCAATCAGCGAGACGCCAGAGTCTGGGTACGAAAATCAAATCAATCAACCCATCTTTACCTGGTCTGGAAAAGCGCGGCTAAGGACATCATTGAGCTATTGGCAAAAGACAAGATACCAGGCATACCAAGAGATCCCGATACCCTTGCGGACATCCTCATTGAGCGAGCATTGGCCACTAAATCCGCCTCAAATGAGCGATATGAAAGCCTTGCCCCTGAAGTGCTGATCAAAGACGACAAGCCAATCTGGTTACCCATGCTGCATATATCTGAAGCCGATTTATTGTTCAGCTCGAATGTGCCAAGTGGTGTTACGCTGTTTAGTAAACCTGAGTGGGAAGCAACACAACAAACACAAGCAGAACCTCAGAGTCGTTCCAGTGAGCATCCAGACTTGCCTGAAGAGTCATTATCAATTGAACACAGCAATTCGTCTGAGTTGCCATCAACAAAATCGTCCGAACAAGATGATGAACTTCGTCATGCCAGTGATGTTAATCACCTTCAGGCAAATGAAAATGTTCCAGGTGATGGATGCGAAAAGCCTCACCATTCAAGCGATGCTGCAATCGCGAATAACGCAAACCAGCACGATGCAGAGGCATTGAATCTCCCTGAATCTTTGGCGTGGCTCCCAGAGGCCAGCAGTGCGTTGGTTATGGTTGGTGAACAGATACTGATCCGCTATCCCGATGCCGTAAGGCGCTGGTGCGCTCCCCGAAAACTGCTTGCTGAACTCAGTCAATTAGATTGGCTTGAACTAGATCCAGCAAACCCGACACGTAAGGCCAGAACTGTGACTACGAATGATGGCGTTCAGGAGCAAGGGTTACTGCTGAAAGTATCGATTTCTAAAGGGCTTACTGCACTGATAGACCTCTCCAATCAAGACGCAGAATCAGTGTCAGTAATTCAGAACGATGAGGCTTCACAGCGTCCGAGTCGAACTGAGACAACCAATGCCCAAGCAAAGGAGCCCGCCAAAAGAGCGGAGCGTAAGCAAAAGCCGATTGCGCCCAATACGAACTCATGTACAGACCCCAAACACGCACAGCGCCAACAGATGGTTAATTTTGTGAAAGATTTGCCCATCTTACTGACCGATGGCGATTACCCAGACGTGGATCATAGTGCCGATGGTATTCGCGTCACAATTCAAACCCTACGCCTAGTCGCCAATGAGCATGGTATTCCAGCCGGACAGCTGCTTCGGGGGATCTCGGCCAGTGACGAATGCCAGTTTGATGAGGGGGAAACGGTTCTGTTTACCGCTCACGCTAAACGTTAA
- a CDS encoding conjugative transfer protein: MHHSVCLKMTTLTSKEMIAQWQQHNPQFKEALRLLETDWPHALASVHCLADYLTDALTLDGHSIFDLCLCNGLGSYEEVSCDDDSVRLWHFIEALTWTAASALTGIRLRDPDHFEWAAVDGVYFHTWMRNRPNRMAYLAEGRIDVRYVTGHTTTKRLQQVIKARIMTPTVAAMLARVEEDVWHEQA; the protein is encoded by the coding sequence ATGCATCATTCTGTCTGTCTGAAAATGACAACACTTACCAGTAAAGAAATGATTGCTCAGTGGCAGCAACATAATCCCCAGTTCAAGGAAGCTCTAAGACTGCTTGAAACCGACTGGCCTCATGCTTTGGCCTCAGTGCACTGTTTGGCGGACTATTTAACAGATGCGCTCACTTTAGATGGCCATTCCATCTTTGATTTGTGTCTGTGTAATGGCTTGGGCAGTTATGAAGAAGTCAGTTGTGATGATGACAGTGTACGCCTTTGGCATTTCATTGAGGCCTTGACCTGGACTGCCGCCAGTGCTTTAACGGGGATTCGCCTGCGTGATCCTGACCATTTCGAGTGGGCCGCCGTGGATGGTGTGTATTTCCACACCTGGATGCGTAATCGTCCAAATCGGATGGCGTATCTGGCTGAAGGACGCATCGACGTGCGTTATGTCACTGGTCATACGACGACAAAGCGGCTTCAGCAAGTGATTAAAGCCCGGATTATGACGCCAACCGTTGCAGCCATGCTGGCGCGAGTAGAAGAGGATGTTTGGCATGAGCAAGCATAA